One stretch of Streptomyces peucetius DNA includes these proteins:
- a CDS encoding metallophosphoesterase family protein, producing the protein MGDLLAISDLHVQYDENKELVRRLRPTSDEDWLVVAGDIGDHSDDVRWGLDVLSSNFAQVVWAPGNHELWTRPDDPLALRGEERYWSLVELCRGMGVLTPEDPFSVWETPEGPVAIAPLFVLYDYSFRALGIHDKAQALALAEESGVVCTDEFMLHPDPHPSREAWCSARLAASEARLSALPEGMSTVLVNHFPLIREPTRMLRHPQFELWCGTSATEDWPRRFRAVAVVYGHLHIPGFMRKDGVPHYEVSLGYPREWRARAARPGQLVPVLSGWPADGAPL; encoded by the coding sequence ATGGGCGATCTTTTGGCCATTAGTGATCTGCACGTGCAGTACGACGAGAACAAGGAGCTGGTCAGAAGGCTCCGGCCGACGTCGGACGAAGACTGGCTCGTGGTGGCCGGTGACATCGGCGACCACAGCGACGACGTGAGATGGGGCCTCGACGTCCTGAGCAGCAATTTCGCGCAAGTGGTCTGGGCGCCGGGGAACCACGAGCTGTGGACACGCCCGGACGATCCGCTCGCATTGCGCGGTGAAGAGCGGTACTGGTCCCTCGTGGAGCTCTGCAGGGGTATGGGGGTTCTCACGCCCGAGGATCCGTTCTCCGTCTGGGAGACCCCGGAGGGTCCGGTCGCCATAGCCCCGCTCTTCGTTCTCTACGATTACTCGTTCAGAGCTCTCGGTATCCACGACAAGGCTCAGGCGCTCGCGCTGGCAGAAGAATCGGGCGTGGTGTGCACGGACGAATTCATGCTGCACCCCGATCCCCATCCGAGCCGGGAGGCGTGGTGCAGTGCGCGGCTCGCCGCATCCGAAGCGCGTCTTTCCGCTCTCCCGGAGGGCATGTCGACCGTACTCGTCAATCATTTCCCGCTGATCCGCGAACCGACGCGAATGCTGCGCCATCCACAGTTCGAGCTGTGGTGTGGCACCTCAGCTACGGAGGACTGGCCGCGGAGATTCCGTGCCGTCGCCGTCGTCTACGGGCACCTGCACATACCCGGATTCATGCGCAAGGACGGGGTACCGCACTACGAGGTGTCCCTGGGATATCCGCGTGAGTGGAGGGCGCGGGCCGCGCGGCCTGGGCAGCTCGTGCCGGTCCTGTCGGGCTGGCCCGCCGATGGCGCCCCATTGTGA
- a CDS encoding transposase family protein, whose amino-acid sequence MLDVPHEVVEHVSWLIYARRCELNSRWRRLGCFRQALLVLVHLRKNETLAQVAAGFGVSTATAGRYVSETVDILAERAPSLHEALRELPPEGFVILDGTLIATDRIAADEPYYSMKHRRHGMNVQVVAAPDGTPLWFSRALPGRTHDLTAARAHGVIQACLSRQLLVLADRAYRGAGATVRTPYYGRDLPEKYAQFNRDHARLRAPGERAFARLKQWRILRKARCSTNRIGRTVAAVHAIEIAWSSG is encoded by the coding sequence ATGCTCGACGTCCCGCACGAGGTCGTGGAGCACGTTTCCTGGCTCATCTACGCCCGAAGGTGTGAGCTGAACTCCCGCTGGCGCAGGCTGGGCTGCTTCCGGCAGGCCCTGCTTGTCCTGGTGCACCTGCGCAAGAACGAGACTCTGGCCCAGGTCGCAGCGGGGTTCGGCGTCTCCACCGCGACCGCCGGCCGCTACGTGAGCGAAACGGTCGACATCCTCGCCGAGCGCGCCCCGAGCCTGCACGAGGCCCTGCGCGAGTTGCCGCCGGAGGGGTTCGTCATCCTCGACGGCACCCTGATCGCCACCGACCGCATCGCGGCGGACGAGCCGTACTACTCGATGAAGCACCGCCGTCACGGGATGAACGTGCAGGTCGTGGCCGCGCCGGACGGGACACCGCTGTGGTTCTCGCGAGCGTTGCCCGGCCGCACGCACGACCTGACCGCAGCCCGCGCACACGGTGTGATCCAAGCCTGTCTGTCCCGTCAGCTCCTCGTCCTTGCCGACCGGGCCTACCGCGGAGCCGGAGCCACCGTCCGCACCCCCTACTACGGCCGAGACCTCCCCGAGAAGTACGCCCAGTTCAACCGGGACCACGCCCGGCTGCGGGCGCCGGGCGAACGTGCCTTTGCGCGCCTCAAGCAATGGCGGATCCTCCGCAAAGCCCGCTGCAGCACCAACCGCATCGGCCGCACGGTCGCCGCCGTTCACGCCATCGAGATCGCCTGGAGCTCAGGATGA
- a CDS encoding winged helix-turn-helix domain-containing protein, protein MRYPQGGGLTAERQRFREELRLEAAERFGQGEASSAIAADLRVSVRSVQRWRRMWEEDGPQALRSQGPASLPRLSERQFAQLEAELARGPTAHGWEDQRWTLSRVKTVIGRRFHLSYTIQGVRKLLVRNGWSCQVPARRAVERDDEAVAGWVKEVWPRAEG, encoded by the coding sequence ATGCGGTATCCACAAGGGGGCGGTCTGACCGCCGAACGGCAGCGGTTTCGCGAGGAGTTACGGCTTGAAGCGGCCGAGAGGTTTGGCCAGGGCGAGGCGAGCTCGGCCATCGCCGCGGACCTGCGGGTCAGTGTGCGGTCGGTGCAGCGGTGGCGGCGGATGTGGGAAGAGGACGGTCCGCAGGCTCTGCGGTCACAGGGGCCGGCGTCCCTGCCGAGGTTGAGCGAGAGGCAGTTCGCTCAGCTGGAGGCGGAACTGGCCAGGGGGCCGACCGCGCACGGCTGGGAGGACCAGCGCTGGACCCTGAGCCGGGTGAAGACGGTGATCGGCCGACGGTTCCATCTGAGTTACACCATCCAGGGCGTGCGCAAGCTGCTGGTACGCAACGGCTGGTCCTGCCAGGTCCCGGCCCGCCGGGCCGTGGAACGGGACGACGAGGCGGTGGCCGGATGGGTCAAGGAGGTGTGGCCCCGCGCGGAAGGTTAG
- a CDS encoding helix-turn-helix domain-containing protein: protein MRVCTGCFERFQRDLKTIPDLYRECENMLATTPRDGQRVSGTRSFGIKLNAVAVEARDTLRARLRAWCDLVNAEHGCVPAGQSMEVLAEFLHQHARWLCHHPAAGDAISEMAETATMARRVVSPERVRCFRVGACIEHECGGSLIAVIQADGRLPSEVRCDNDPGHAWSAYEWRELDRRVSHQHQHQAGLPWLTAKDVAELCRISMSNVYRLASENSWRRRTNGRRVYYAKADVLASVG, encoded by the coding sequence ATGCGTGTCTGTACGGGATGTTTCGAGCGGTTCCAGCGGGATCTGAAAACGATTCCGGACCTCTACCGGGAATGCGAGAACATGCTCGCCACCACGCCCCGGGACGGGCAGAGGGTCTCCGGTACCCGGTCGTTCGGGATCAAGCTCAACGCCGTCGCCGTCGAAGCGCGCGACACCCTGCGGGCGCGCCTTCGGGCATGGTGCGACCTGGTGAACGCGGAACACGGGTGTGTTCCTGCCGGGCAGTCCATGGAGGTGCTGGCGGAGTTCCTTCATCAGCACGCACGCTGGCTGTGCCACCACCCGGCAGCGGGTGACGCCATCAGCGAGATGGCCGAGACCGCCACCATGGCACGGCGCGTCGTCAGCCCGGAGCGGGTACGGTGCTTCCGGGTGGGGGCCTGCATCGAGCACGAGTGCGGGGGATCACTGATCGCGGTGATCCAGGCGGACGGCCGGCTGCCCAGTGAGGTCCGGTGCGACAACGATCCCGGGCACGCCTGGTCGGCATACGAGTGGCGGGAGCTGGACCGCCGCGTGAGCCACCAGCACCAGCACCAGGCCGGGCTGCCGTGGCTCACCGCCAAGGACGTGGCGGAACTGTGCCGCATCTCCATGAGCAACGTCTATCGGCTCGCCTCGGAGAACAGCTGGCGGCGGCGGACGAACGGGCGCCGCGTCTACTACGCCAAGGCGGACGTGCTGGCGTCCGTCGGCTGA
- a CDS encoding 4'-phosphopantetheinyl transferase family protein translates to MIAELVPAEVAAVQYFGDPDVTPPVFAQEAALVERALISRRAEFRTVRACAREAMGQLGFAPVPILHGAQGEPLWPAGLVGSMAHCAGYRVAVLARAEEFAMIGVDAEPDEACPDEGIRELIAGPAELAMLARLAESHPDIAWDRLLFSAKECVYKAWYPLARRWLGFEHAAVVLEPETETFTAHLLAPGPVVNDVRLTVLRGRWAARHGLIVTAITVPATGGRSASAGSIATGSEFLRDVRA, encoded by the coding sequence GTGATAGCGGAGTTGGTTCCCGCCGAGGTGGCGGCCGTCCAGTACTTCGGGGATCCGGACGTCACGCCCCCCGTGTTCGCCCAGGAGGCCGCTCTCGTCGAGCGTGCGCTGATCTCGCGGCGTGCGGAGTTCCGTACGGTGCGGGCGTGTGCCCGGGAGGCCATGGGCCAGCTGGGCTTCGCGCCGGTGCCGATCCTGCACGGAGCCCAGGGTGAGCCGTTGTGGCCCGCGGGCCTCGTGGGGAGCATGGCCCACTGTGCGGGATACCGTGTGGCGGTCCTGGCCAGGGCCGAGGAATTCGCCATGATCGGGGTCGACGCGGAACCCGACGAGGCTTGCCCGGACGAAGGAATCCGAGAGCTGATCGCGGGGCCGGCGGAACTGGCCATGCTGGCCCGGCTGGCCGAGAGCCACCCGGACATCGCCTGGGACCGGCTGCTGTTCAGCGCCAAGGAATGCGTGTACAAGGCGTGGTATCCGCTTGCCCGTCGTTGGCTGGGCTTCGAGCACGCCGCAGTGGTCCTGGAACCGGAAACAGAGACTTTCACCGCCCATCTGCTGGCACCCGGCCCCGTGGTGAATGACGTCAGGCTCACCGTGCTGCGGGGGCGCTGGGCCGCCCGGCACGGGCTCATCGTGACGGCGATCACCGTTCCCGCGACAGGTGGCCGATCGGCGTCCGCCGGTTCGATCGCGACCGGCAGTGAATTCCTCCGGGACGTCCGCGCGTAA